AGTGATTGTTGTTATTGCAAAAAGGTAACCATCGTAGTTAATGGACAAGCAGCCATGGATCATTGTTGGATTAGGTAACCCTGGCGGGAGATATGAAAAAACCCGCCATAATATTGGTTTTATGGCTGTTGACTTTTTTGCGGAGAAAAAAGGAATTTCTTTTAAGAAAGATAATTTCTGTCAGGCGTCTCTTGCAAAAAGCCAACTTGATGGTGAAGAAGTAATTCTTATTAAGCCTCTTACGTACATGAATTTGAGTGGGGAGGCGATAAAAAAGTATAACGCTTTTTATAAGCTCAATTTGAGCCGATTAATTGTAATTGTTGATGATGCTGATCTTCCCTTTGGAGAACTTAGGTTGAAAGCTTCTGGTAGTTCAGGAGGCCATAACGGACTGAAAAGTTTGGAATATAACCTAGGAACAAGAGATTTTAATCGGCTAAAAGTTGGAATCGGAAGATCAAACGAAATTGCTCTAGTAGATTACGTGTTACAATCTTTTTCGGAAGAAGAGCAAAAAGCCCTTCCCAATATTTTGTCACGTATTACTGAGGCTCTTACTGTTATAATGACTGAGCCTTTAGCGAGAGCAATGAATAAAATTAATGTTAAGGAGAAAAAGGATGAAAGAAGAGAAGAAAAACCTTTATGAAGGGATGTATATTCTCAGTGCTACATTAAGTGATGAGGCGCGTAACAGAGCTTTGGATCGTATTCAAGCTGGAATCACAAAACACGAAGGAGAGATTGTGAAAATTCACACTCAAGGTCGTAAACGCTTAGCTTATGAAATTGATGGACATAGAGAAGGTTATTATTTTCTCATTTACTTTAACGTAAAGCCCAGTGCGATTAATGAACTTTGGCAAGAGTACCATTTAAACGAAGATCTCGTTCGTTTTCTTACTTTACGTGCAGAAAAAGTAATGGAAAAAATTGAATTTAAATCTCTTGTTGAAACCCAGTAAGGAGGAACAAAGATGGAAAGAAAAAGAAGACCTTCTTATGAGTCAAATGACTTTAGAGGAAAGAAGAAAAAACGCTGTCCTTTTACAGCATCTGGTGTAAAAGATATCGACTACAAAGATATTGATACTTTGAGCAAATTTATTACTGAAAGAGGAAAAATTCTTCCTCGTCGGATTACTGGGGTCTCTGCTTATCACCAAAAACGTTTAGCAGCAGCCATTAAACGCGCAAGACATATGGCATTGTTGCCGTTTGTTGCTGAAGTTTAAGAACAAAGGAGATAAGACATGGCAAAATTACTTTTAATTCAAGACGTTGAAGATCTTGGACGCTGCGGCGATTTAGTTAACGTAAAGCCCGGCTATGCTCGGAACTTCTTGATTCCACAGCAATTGGCTATCTTAGCTGACAAAAGAACTTTAAAAATACAAGCAAGGTTGCAAGAAGAGCGTCAGCAAAAAGCAGCCGTTGATAAATCGGAATCTGAAGCATTGGCTCAAAAACTTGAAGGTGCAACCATTGAAATTCAAGTAAAAGTGGACCACGAAGGCCATATGTACGGTTCTGTCAACCAAGCAGACATCATCCGTTTATTACAAGAGCAGCATAGCGTTGAGCTAGAGAAGAAAAATATTCTGTTAAAGCATCCAATTAAAGAAGTTGGTGTTTCTGAAATTGAACTAAAACTTAAAGAAGGCGTTAGAGCAAGCGTGACTTTAAAGACAGTTCCTGAAAA
The window above is part of the Chlamydiales bacterium STE3 genome. Proteins encoded here:
- a CDS encoding Peptidyl-tRNA hydrolase (Product derived from UniProtKB/Swiss-Prot:B8G3X3;Gene name derived from UniProtKB/Swiss-Prot:B8G3X3;EC number derived from UniProtKB/Swiss-Prot:B8G3X3) encodes the protein MDKQPWIIVGLGNPGGRYEKTRHNIGFMAVDFFAEKKGISFKKDNFCQASLAKSQLDGEEVILIKPLTYMNLSGEAIKKYNAFYKLNLSRLIVIVDDADLPFGELRLKASGSSGGHNGLKSLEYNLGTRDFNRLKVGIGRSNEIALVDYVLQSFSEEEQKALPNILSRITEALTVIMTEPLARAMNKINVKEKKDERREEKPL
- a CDS encoding 30S ribosomal protein S6 (Product derived from UniProtKB/Swiss-Prot:Q6MAT3;Gene name derived from UniProtKB/Swiss-Prot:Q6MAT3), translated to MKEEKKNLYEGMYILSATLSDEARNRALDRIQAGITKHEGEIVKIHTQGRKRLAYEIDGHREGYYFLIYFNVKPSAINELWQEYHLNEDLVRFLTLRAEKVMEKIEFKSLVETQ
- a CDS encoding 30S ribosomal protein S18 (Product derived from UniProtKB/Swiss-Prot:Q6MAT4;Gene name derived from UniProtKB/Swiss-Prot:Q6MAT4) → MERKRRPSYESNDFRGKKKKRCPFTASGVKDIDYKDIDTLSKFITERGKILPRRITGVSAYHQKRLAAAIKRARHMALLPFVAEV
- a CDS encoding 50S ribosomal protein L9 (Product derived from UniProtKB/Swiss-Prot:Q6MAT5;Gene name derived from UniProtKB/Swiss-Prot:Q6MAT5), whose product is MAKLLLIQDVEDLGRCGDLVNVKPGYARNFLIPQQLAILADKRTLKIQARLQEERQQKAAVDKSESEALAQKLEGATIEIQVKVDHEGHMYGSVNQADIIRLLQEQHSVELEKKNILLKHPIKEVGVSEIELKLKEGVRASVTLKTVPENTHGYSKA